In the Apodemus sylvaticus chromosome 3, mApoSyl1.1, whole genome shotgun sequence genome, TCAAGAGTTGTTCTGATTCTTCAGATTTATCTTTGAGAAAGACCAGGGTAAATCCTACCACCTACTATGTCACTACTTAGGGCATGAAGAAAAGTCCAGTTTTGTCCTGCTTAGACTTATGAAAAAGATTTCAAGGAAACTTTCTACATTTTGCCACATGTTTCAGTCAATATTTGGATGATTTTATTCTCTtcccataatttttattattatttaataatcataaacaaaaatatagaattttttatttataaatttataaatttaaaaaatataaaatattttaaaactgagggATGTTGAATGGTATCAAGTAGAGAGTACCCTGCAGCTATGTTATATGATAATGTTAAGAAATAGAGACCTAAGCCAGTTTTCAGGCAAATATTTTCCATCTCTGCAAGTTAGAGGCAAAAGAATTCTCATTTTGAGACTAGATTGAAGTagtaaaagacttttaaaaaaccaAGTTGCCTTGTAACATCTTGGAATCTTCTTGGTGGGAGGAGGTCCCCAGTTTCCTGGGAGAGGGCTGGATGTTGAGCAGAACACCTAATAAGTGTTTTAATCAGTGATGCTTTTGTAAAGATACCATCACAAAACACCAGAGGATACTTTTTAGAGCATTTTCTAATTGATGAAAAGGTGAAAGATTGTACTAGCAGTTGCCaagttttaatttcatgtattaCAAGTTCCTGAATTAATTTCAAAAGTATACCTATCCATCCAAACTTTACACTTATTTTTTCAATCTACATGTTGTGACAAATCATATTGATGGTAATGATGAAgatgataattatgatgatgatatgatttctatttttctttcactttttctctttctctcctttctttgtttctttgtttctttctttcttaaatatttgatttcatcactccattttttaaatttaaaattagatttttctttcattttgtccatCCTTAGACCAGGTTCCGTGAGCTGTGTGGATATAATCCTAGACAATGTGGTCCTATTGTCAGTATGCTGACAGTGAACCTGTCTCTTTGCATTAGTCTATATTATTTGAGTAACTTGATGGGACCCCATAGAAGAAGAATACTAGAGAATGCAGCAGATTCCTTCCTCAGGGAGACTTGCCTGGATTCAAAATTGGCCACACCAGGTCATGTATTGAGATTCCCATTATTGAGATTACCATCATATGCACTATAACTCTCCATTGCAAGAGGTTTCAACAACACCAtacaatattatattaatttacaaTCTTCATCCAAAACAACCCTCACATGAATTCTACTACTGCTTTACAAACCCACCACAATTGCCCCCAAAAATCCTATACCACATTCTCTTCCAAGATGGATGAGTACAATATTGAAGGTGCGCATTGGCCATTAAGTAAATGGTAGTAGGCAAGCTAACACACAAGAACCTAAGAGGCTGGTTAGCTGGGAGCACCTTCTGAGTTCTATGAGCCTGGGATGAAATGTTTAAATAAGCTCTCTAGATATGAGGCCCTACCCACTGAAAGGTATGGTCTACCAAATCATAGAATCATAACTTCTGACCACCTCAGGATGAGTTTTATACAAGGAGACCTCAGAGCAATAGAGTTGAATTTTACTTGACCATTCCACATTCATCAGAACCAAAGAACGTGTGAAGCCCTGGCATCCAGCACACATTTTCAgccttctttctaccatgtaactTCTGTCTGTCCACTGAATGTGTGTATTCTCAAGGACTTTAAGCTCTCACAGTGGCATATCTAGTTCAGCCCAGTGTTCTCCTTTTCCcaacagtgtaagaacatggagaGTTCCTACACCTTCTGTGAAGCCTATATGGAGATGGCAGAAAACACAGTTGCTTCCCAGCCAGGATCCTGGAATACCCAACCTTCCCCTATGGAGTCCAGCCAGCTTATTTCAGGTCAGAGCTCAGATATGCCTAACTGGAAACAAACAGTGATGGCATCAACATCCTGTAGCAACCAAGATGCAGCCTGTACTCTGAGTTCAACAGCACACCTGGGAGAAGCCAATGATTTCCTGTTTGGAGAGCCAAGTGAGACCTCTTTTTGGTACCAGCAAGTTGTGTCTGCTGAGCAGAAAATCTCCCCTGCAGGCCCTCAGCACATGCAGCTCAACAGCACCCCGAAGACATGCCTTTCTCATTCCCAGAAGAGAGCAGAACTTGACACCAGGGATACTCTCTACAATGAAGGCTACTGGAAGAGGACAATGAACTCTGACAAGACTCTCTTGttcacaaatacagaaatgtgtTTGAATCCCAGGATTAACTTTGGTAATCATCAAAAGGTGCTTTCAGGAAGTCATGCTCTCCAGGACCCAAATGTAGATCACTCCCTTGCTTCTAAACATGACCAGATTTTCAGTGGTGAACATGAGATGCCTTTCCATGGTAACCAGACCAACTACAATCAGGTGACACCAAGGAATGGAGGGCATCTGACTCTCTATGGGAATCAGATGACATCACCCAGTTATACACAGGCCCTTTATCCCAATCAAATCATAACATCCTTTTCTGAACAGAATCGTTTTAGGAATCACCAGGAGAGCCCAGTAGCTGACAATGAATACTATGGAGATCAGATGATACTGCCAAATGGAAACCAggttttctctgagcctcagatgagaattaACTGTGACCAAACAAATGACCAAATGAAATCCTTCAGTGTTCAGAATGTCTCCAAAGATCAAGAGAATCTCCTCAGTGGTGAGCACTCCCTCTCTGGGTATCATTCATCAGGGTACAGATGTGACCAGGATTTGACTGTGAATCACCAGGTATCAATTTCAATTGCTGGCCAgtctttctatgagtttcagaaaGAGACTTCCAGTTTTGACACAACTCTTCATGGGTATAAGAGGACAACATACAGTCCAGAAGAGAACCTGGCTAGCCATTCAGAGACAAGTCCCAGTTCTGAAGAGATATTCTATTTGGGTCAGATAAAGACCTCTTTTGATGAAAATGTCTGCCCAAGTCAGAATGGAACACCCAATCTGGAAGGAAGCCTTGATTGGCAGGTGACTTCACTTAGTCCCCAAGCCTCATATGTGGATGAAAACCCTTATCCTTCAAGTTCCCCTTTGGTCCAAAGACAACCTCAGGAAAACTCTTCAGCTTCCAGTTTGGTCCAGGTACAACATGCAGAGATGAAGttagacaccaagaccaagagcCCAGTGTCCCGGAAGAACCctcatcctttgaagagcttcgcCTGTACCTACCAGGATTGTCAGAAATCATACAAAAAGTCTCACCACCTCAAAAACcacatgaagaaacacacacGTCAGAAGGATTATGCCTGTGATGAGCCTGGATGCAAATGGAAATTCTTCCGCTCAGAAGATCTCAAGAGACACAAGCAAAAGCACAGTGGGGAGAGGCCCTACCCCTGTGACATGTGCAACAAAAGCTATTCCAGACCCGATTATCTCAAAAAGCATCAGAGGATCCATCTTCAAACATCACCCACTACTGCAACCTGAatgcccactcccctccccataccatatcatattacactaacatatttcttccttcttctcagtcaCCATACCTGACCACTAATCAAGTACTTTGGGGATAATAGTGGGCCCCAGCAATGGACTCACTCAAATATTCCcagcagattttttttcaaggaaagcaGAGATGTAATGACAAACGTGTAGCTAGCCTGAATCAAAATTgtatacactgaaattttattatcaattaaacataaaattataaatactttaaaaagtaggGAACTTTTCATTGTCTCAGTTCACATTcctgaatttgaaatcaaatgccATGTTCATAATAGGAAGACATAATAACTTCAGTGTGTTCAAAAAATGTTTGCTTGAAAATCACTAAAAGTGATAAACATGCTGCCTCCAACTCAAATATTCACAAAACACATGTGTGACAAAGGAAGTGAAAAATCTCAATATTATGAAAATCCAACAGTCCAATTGAACTAGATGTGGAGATATTTCCCTGAAGAAATTTAGGTGAATTCAGACAAGTGAAGAAGAGTCATTGTGCTTGCCCAATGCAAAATCTCAAATTAAAACCACACTCATGTATCATCATATacaatggcaaatacaaaaacaaaacaaacacacaactttCCTCCACCCAACTTGAAAATCCTAAAGATAGACTATATTCTGGGTAATGCTCCATTTTACACAttccaaaggacaaaacaacaaaccagaaattaATTCCATCAGATAGAGCAGTGGCAGGGCCTGTgagactttttgtttttcttttgtatttattgtttaaatttttattagatatttattttatttacatttcaaatgttatcccctttccacttttt is a window encoding:
- the LOC127679986 gene encoding Kruppel-like factor 18, whose amino-acid sequence is MEMAENTVASQPGSWNTQPSPMESSQLISGQSSDMPNWKQTVMASTSCSNQDAACTLSSTAHLGEANDFLFGEPSETSFWYQQVVSAEQKISPAGPQHMQLNSTPKTCLSHSQKRAELDTRDTLYNEGYWKRTMNSDKTLLFTNTEMCLNPRINFGNHQKVLSGSHALQDPNVDHSLASKHDQIFSGEHEMPFHGNQTNYNQVTPRNGGHLTLYGNQMTSPSYTQALYPNQIITSFSEQNRFRNHQESPVADNEYYGDQMILPNGNQVFSEPQMRINCDQTNDQMKSFSVQNVSKDQENLLSGEHSLSGYHSSGYRCDQDLTVNHQVSISIAGQSFYEFQKETSSFDTTLHGYKRTTYSPEENLASHSETSPSSEEIFYLGQIKTSFDENVCPSQNGTPNLEGSLDWQVTSLSPQASYVDENPYPSSSPLVQRQPQENSSASSLVQVQHAEMKLDTKTKSPVSRKNPHPLKSFACTYQDCQKSYKKSHHLKNHMKKHTRQKDYACDEPGCKWKFFRSEDLKRHKQKHSGERPYPCDMCNKSYSRPDYLKKHQRIHLQTSPTTAT